A stretch of DNA from Jiangella alba:
CGGGGTCGACGGGCTGGGGCTCGGCCGGGCGGTCGGCTCGGGCCTGTGGGGCGGGCTGCGGCTCGGTGGGGACGGCGGGCGCGGCGTGGGGTTCGGGCCGCTGCTCGGCGCGCCGCGGTTCGGCCGAGGGCTGTTCCGGCGCCGTGGTCGCGGAGCTCTCCTCGGCCGGCGTGGGCTGGGCGGCAGCGGCCGCGGGCTCGGCCTCGTGAACCGGCTCGGCGGCCGACTCGGAGCCGTCCGACGGGGGAACGGGGCCAGCCGGAGTGGTGGCATCAGCGACGCCGGCGACGGGCGCAGAGGCGGCAGCGGCACCCTCAGGACCAGGGGCGGCGGCAGCCGGGACGTCGGTGGCAGCAGCAGGGGCGGCACCGACAGTGTCAGAAGCGTCGGCAGCGGTGGGTGCGGAGGCAGCGGGCGCGGCGGCGGCAGCCGGGGCATCGGCAGCGGGGGCGGCACCCACAGGATCAGGGGTGGCGGTAGCGGCCGGGACGTCGGCGGAGGAAGGGGCCTGGACGTCGGCGGCAGCAGCGGCGTAGGCAGCGGCGGCGGAGGTAGAGGCCGGGGCGGCAGCGGGCGCGGCGGCAGCGGGGCCGGCGGGCAGAGCCGCGGGCAGGGCCGCGGGCAGGGAGGGTGACACAGGCGCCGACGACGACCGTCGCCGGGGCGGGCCGAAGCGGCGCCGGACGGCGACGCGCAGGCGGACGCGGGCTCGATCGGCGATCGCGAGGGTCGCCAGCGCCCCCGTCGCCCCGACGACGAGGGTGGCGACGGCGCGGAGCTCGGACGGGAGGCGGACCAGCGGGCCCCAGCCCTCGAACGTCCCCAGTGCGGCGAGCCCGGCGAGGACGGCCGCGACCACGATGCCGCCGCGATGCGGGCGCGGGACCTCGGGCGGCGGCTGGGCCTCCCACGCGATCAGCCCGCCCATCGCCGCCAGCGCGAAGCCGAGCACGCTGCCGAGCCCGCCGAGGTCGGCGATGCCCATGATCAGGCCCGCCGTCAGCAGCAGCCGCGCGGGCAGGCCGGCGGCGTCGTGGTGGCGCGCGGGCAGCCAGGCGACGATGGTGCCGAGGCCGAGCAGCAGCACCACACCGGCGACGGTGAGGAGGAAGCTGTTGTCGGCGTCGAACATATCCGACATTCGACCATGAAGAAGGGCGGTGGCGCAGCCCGGCCGCGCCGCATCTAGGCTTGAGTGTGCTCATCGCCGCTGCGATCTGCCCGTATCCGCCGCTTATGGTGGCCTCTGGCGACCCCCGCCTGGACGACGTCCGGGCGGCCTGCTGGTCCGCACTGGACGACCTGCGCGCGGCCAGCCCGGACCTCCTGGTGGTGGTCGGGCCGGGCGAGACGACGGCCGACGAGGCAGGGCGGGCGGGCAGCCTGAGCGCCTACGGCCTGGACGTCACCGTCGCGCTCCCGGACGCCGGCGACGCGACGATGCCGCTGTCGCTCAGCGTAGGCGCCTGGCTGCTGCAGCGCGACGGCTGGGAGGGGCCGGTGGCGACGGCGACGGTGGCCGGCGACGCGGGTGACGGCGACGGCGTCGAGCTGGGCCGGCGGCTCGCGGGCCGGGCCGACCGGGTCGCGCTGCTGGTGATGGCGGACGGTTCGCCGCTGCGGGCGGACACCACGCCGGCGGACCTGCGCCAGCGGGCCGAGCGCTACGACGCCGCGCTGGCGGACGCCCTGCGCGACGGCGATCCGCGCGTGCTGCTGGGCCTCGACGCCGACGCGGAGGCAGGGTCGCCGGGGCGCCAGGCGCTGCGGGTGCTCGCGGGCGCCGCCGACGACGGGCTGTTCGACGCCGAGCTGAGCTACGACGCCGCCCCGTACGGCGTCGGCTACCTGGTCGGCGTCTGGGAGCGGCACGGCTGACCCGCAGGCGGGCGAGCCCGCCGCACCGTCCGAGACGAGCCGGAACGAACCGGCGGACCGTCAGGAGGAGGGCGGGTTGTCCTCGCCCTTCTCGCCGTCGAGGCCGTCGATGAAGTCGCGGGCCTTGTCGTCGACACCCTCGAGGTGCTCGCTGTACTTGCCGCCGGTCTTGTCGTCGATGAAGTCGGTGGCCTTGTCGACGCCGTCGCTGACCTTGTCAGCGTTGTCGGAGACCAGGTCCTGGACCTTGTTCTTGATCTCGTCGAAGCCCATGATCGGCACTTCCCCTCGTTGACGTGAGCCGTCGGGCCGCCTGGTGCGACTCGACCAGTGCTCCCACCGACGTTCATACCCCCACCTCCGGCGGCCCGCAACGCGTTCGGTGACACCCGCGCGGCTCGACGCGGGAATGAGGGGACGCCCGGCCGGAATTGACCGAGGAGAAAGTGCGTAACGCACCGAATATACCGTATCGGTCCAGGCACGCGATCCGCGGGTCGGGAAGCCGTTCCGAAATGGTGAAATTCCGAGTGAATGCACTGGTCAACGACGAATATTGGCAGGATCTTGCTATATCGTCATGAACCCCCTAGCGTGGATTGCGCCACGAGGGCCCGCCGCGGGGAATGCGCGGATGGTGGGCCGTGGTGTTCAGCCGTGGATGTGCGGGCCCGGCGCGGGCGTTCGCCCGATGTCAATGAAGCCTGTTTACCTGCGGTGACGTAGCTGCTGGCGTCCGAATCGGTGCAATGGTGCACCGGTGGCCACATGCGCACGTGTCACTCGAGCACTCGTAGGGAGTTTCTATGCCCGGAAGTGATCAGAAGGGACTTCAACACATTGCCGAGACCACGGCGATCCCAGATGCGCCACAGGATTTCGGCGACAATCCACTCGACGTTCGTGCCACCGACCACTACACCGCCGAATATGTCGCGAGTTTCGTCGAGAAGTGGGACGAGCTGATCGACTGGAAGCGCCGCTACGAGAGCGAGGGCAGCTTCTTCATCGACCAGCTGCGCTCCCGCGGCGTGCGCAAGGTCCTGGACGTCGCGACCGGCACCGGCTTCCACTCCGTCCGCCTGCTGGAGGAGGGGTTCGAGACGGTCAGCGCGGACGGCAGCCCCGACATGCTGGCCAAGGCGTTCGCGAACGGCCTGAGGCACGGCGGCCACATCCTGCGGGTCGTGCACGCGGACTGGCGGTGGCTGAACCGCGACGTCCACGGCGAGTACGACGCGATCGTGTGCCTGGGGAACTCCTTCACCCACCTGTTCTCGGAGCGCGACCGGCGCAAGGCGCTCGCGGAGTTCTACGCGATGCTGAAGCATGACGGCGTCCTCATCCTGGACCAGCGCAACTACGACGCGATCCTGGACGACGGCTTCGCCAGCAAGCACACCTACTACTACTGCGGCGAGGACGTCTCGGCCGAGCCCGAGCACGTCGACGACGGCCTGGCGCGGTTCCGGTACCGCTTCTCGGACGGCTCCGAGTACCACCTGAACATGTTCCCGCTGCGCAAGGACTACGCACGACGCCTGATGCGCGAGGTGGGCTTCCAGAAGGTGGAGACCTACGGCGACTTCCAGCAGACGTACGCCGACGAGCGACCGGACTTCTACATCCACGTCGCGGAGAAGAGTTACGTGCCTGACGAGGAGCTCACCGACCACTACTCCGCCGCGGTCCAGACCGCGCGCGACTACTACAACTCCGCCGACGCCGACGGCTTCTACGCCACGGTCTGGGGCGGCGAGGACATCCACGTCGGCACGTACGCGGCGGCGGACGAGGACATCGCCGTGGCCAGCAGGCGGACGGTGGCGACGATGGCGGCCCTGGTGGACGTCGCACCCCAGCAGCGGGTCCTGGACGTCGGCTCCGGCTACGGCGGCGCGGCGCGGTACCTGGCGAGCACGTTCGGCTGCTCCGTCACGTGCCTGAACCTGAGCGAGGTCGAGAACGAGCGCAACCGCCGGCTCACCGCCGCGCAGGGGCTGGACGGCCTGGTCGACGTGGTGGACGGGTCGTTCGAGGACCTGCCGTTCGAGGACCAGGCGTTCGACGTCGTCTGGTCGCAGGACGCGTTCCTGCACAGCGGCGACCGGGCGCGGGTGCTGGAGGAGGCCGCGCGGGTGCTCCGGCCCGGCGGCGTCGTGGTCTTCACCGACCCGATGGCCGCGAACGACGCGCCTCCCGCGAGCCTGGCCCCGATCCTGCGGCGCCTGCACCTGGAGTCGATGGCCTCGCCGGCCTTCTACACCCACCAGCTCGGCCGCCTCGGCCTGACGTCGGTGGAGTTCCACGACCGCTCGCACGACCTCGTCAGCCACTACCAGCGCGTGCTGGCCGAGACGGATCGGCGCGCGGCCGAGCTGAACGGTGTGGTCGGCGACGACTACCTCGTGCGCATGAAGGCCGGCCTGCGCCACTGGATCGACGGGGGCAGCGCCGGGCAGCTGACCTGGGGGATCTTCACCGCCCGACGCGAAGAAGGAGCGCAGCGATGACCTTTCGGCGGCTGTTCACCAGCGAGTCGGTGACGGAGGGCCACCCGGACAAGATGGCCGACGCGATCAGCGACTCCATCCTGGACGCGATGCTGGCCCAGGACCCGCGGTCCCGGGTCGCCGTCGAGACGCTCATCACGACCGGGCAGGTGCACGTCGCGGGGGAGGTGACCACCAGCGGCTACGTCGACATCCCGGCGATCGTGCGGGACCGGATCCTGCGCATCGGCTACGACTCGTCGGCCAAGGGGTTCGACGGCGAGTCGTGCGGCGTGAACGTCGCGATCGACGCGCAGTCCGCCGACATCGCCCAGGGCGTCGACGCCGCGCACGAACTGCGGGTCGAGGGCGCCACCGACGTCATCGACGCCCAGGGCGCGGGCGACCAGGGGCTGATGTTCGGCTACGCCTGCTCGGACACGCCCGAGCTGATGCCGTTGCCGATCGCGCTGGCGCACCGGCTGTCCCAGCGGCTCGCGGCGGTGCGCCGCGACGGCGTCCTGCCGTACCTGCGGCCGGACGGCAAGACGCAGGTGACCGTGGAGTACGAGGGCGAGCGTCCGGTGCGCCTCGACACCGTCGTGGTGTCGAGCCAGCACGCCGCGGACATCGACCTGGACCGCATGCTGGCCGTGGACGTGCGCGACCACGTCATGGCGCCGGTGCTGGCCGGCGTCGAGCTGGACACGACGGACACCCGGCTGCTGGTCAACCCGACCGGACGGTTCGTGGTCGGCGGGCCGGTCGGCGATGCCGGGCTGACCGGGCGCAAGATCATCGTCGACACCTACGGCGGCATGGCCCGGCACGGCGGCGGCGCCTTCTCCGGCAAGGACCCGTCGAAGGTCGACCGGTCGGCGGCGTACGCCATGCGGTGGGTGGCGA
This window harbors:
- the metK gene encoding methionine adenosyltransferase, translated to MTFRRLFTSESVTEGHPDKMADAISDSILDAMLAQDPRSRVAVETLITTGQVHVAGEVTTSGYVDIPAIVRDRILRIGYDSSAKGFDGESCGVNVAIDAQSADIAQGVDAAHELRVEGATDVIDAQGAGDQGLMFGYACSDTPELMPLPIALAHRLSQRLAAVRRDGVLPYLRPDGKTQVTVEYEGERPVRLDTVVVSSQHAADIDLDRMLAVDVRDHVMAPVLAGVELDTTDTRLLVNPTGRFVVGGPVGDAGLTGRKIIVDTYGGMARHGGGAFSGKDPSKVDRSAAYAMRWVAKNAVAAGLAARIEVQVAYAIGKAAPVGLFVETFGTEAVDPEKIQLAIEEVFDLRPAAIIRDLDLLRPLYAPTAAYGHFGRPDLDLPWERTDRVDQLREAARA
- a CDS encoding class I SAM-dependent methyltransferase; this encodes MPGSDQKGLQHIAETTAIPDAPQDFGDNPLDVRATDHYTAEYVASFVEKWDELIDWKRRYESEGSFFIDQLRSRGVRKVLDVATGTGFHSVRLLEEGFETVSADGSPDMLAKAFANGLRHGGHILRVVHADWRWLNRDVHGEYDAIVCLGNSFTHLFSERDRRKALAEFYAMLKHDGVLILDQRNYDAILDDGFASKHTYYYCGEDVSAEPEHVDDGLARFRYRFSDGSEYHLNMFPLRKDYARRLMREVGFQKVETYGDFQQTYADERPDFYIHVAEKSYVPDEELTDHYSAAVQTARDYYNSADADGFYATVWGGEDIHVGTYAAADEDIAVASRRTVATMAALVDVAPQQRVLDVGSGYGGAARYLASTFGCSVTCLNLSEVENERNRRLTAAQGLDGLVDVVDGSFEDLPFEDQAFDVVWSQDAFLHSGDRARVLEEAARVLRPGGVVVFTDPMAANDAPPASLAPILRRLHLESMASPAFYTHQLGRLGLTSVEFHDRSHDLVSHYQRVLAETDRRAAELNGVVGDDYLVRMKAGLRHWIDGGSAGQLTWGIFTARREEGAQR
- a CDS encoding antitoxin; this translates as MGFDEIKNKVQDLVSDNADKVSDGVDKATDFIDDKTGGKYSEHLEGVDDKARDFIDGLDGEKGEDNPPSS